From Chengkuizengella sediminis, one genomic window encodes:
- a CDS encoding ABC transporter ATP-binding protein translates to MTTLKLDQVTKQFVDKTAVDHLDLSVSKGEIYGLLGANGAGKTTSMRMVLGLIYPDEGQILYNGKTFTEELTSKLGYLPEERGLYPKVKVSDQLLYLAQLRGYSKKQADKNLKDWLERFEVTEYYNKKVEELSKGNQQKIQFIASVIHDPEILILDEAFSGLDPVNVELLKKAVKDLRDTGTSILFSTHRMEHVEELCSNISILDRSKTVLKGNIKDIKSTFPRERVILSVENEISGLESITGVNSVQKQSYGYEIKISEVEAAQNILKIAMDQSTVSRFEVLEPTLNEIFIKVVGGEGNE, encoded by the coding sequence ATGACAACCTTAAAGTTGGATCAGGTAACGAAACAATTTGTGGATAAAACTGCAGTAGATCATTTAGATTTATCAGTATCAAAAGGAGAAATATATGGTTTATTAGGTGCGAATGGCGCTGGTAAGACGACATCGATGCGCATGGTGCTTGGATTGATTTATCCAGATGAAGGTCAGATATTATATAATGGAAAAACTTTCACAGAAGAGTTAACTAGTAAACTAGGTTATTTACCTGAAGAAAGAGGACTATACCCTAAAGTGAAAGTCAGCGATCAACTGTTGTATTTAGCTCAGTTAAGAGGTTATTCCAAAAAACAAGCAGATAAAAACTTAAAGGATTGGCTTGAACGTTTTGAAGTAACTGAGTATTATAATAAAAAAGTGGAGGAGCTTTCAAAAGGGAATCAGCAAAAAATTCAATTCATTGCTTCAGTCATTCATGACCCAGAAATTTTAATATTAGATGAGGCTTTTAGCGGATTGGATCCAGTGAATGTTGAACTACTTAAAAAAGCAGTGAAGGACTTAAGAGATACAGGTACCAGTATCCTTTTTTCTACACATCGTATGGAACATGTAGAGGAGTTATGCAGCAATATTTCAATATTAGATCGCTCTAAAACGGTTTTAAAAGGAAACATAAAAGATATTAAATCTACATTTCCAAGGGAAAGAGTAATTTTAAGTGTTGAAAATGAGATATCAGGGCTTGAGTCTATAACGGGTGTAAATTCTGTTCAGAAACAGTCCTATGGTTACGAAATAAAAATTTCAGAAGTAGAAGCTGCACAGAATATTTTAAAAATAGCTATGGATCAAAGCACGGTTTCCCGTTTTGAAGTTCTAGAGCCGACATTAAATGAAATTTTCATTAAAGTTGTTGGAGGTGAGGGAAATGAATAA
- a CDS encoding cytochrome (ubi)quinol oxidase subunit III yields MSHAEAHLDKLPPEPEKATLEGRNKVLGFWLFLGGETVLFGTLFATFIALRNSTLDGPSGVELFSLSITAIATFILLTSSLTSVFAIQAMHHKNIKNMLIWLGVTVVLGLGFLGLEIFEFWEYVNHESFGFTTSAFSSSFYALVGFHGAHVALGVLWISLLMIQIKKKGLTTVTAPKIYVASLYWHFIDVVWVFIFTIVYLMGKVG; encoded by the coding sequence ATGAGTCATGCGGAAGCTCATTTAGATAAACTGCCTCCTGAACCAGAAAAAGCGACATTAGAGGGCAGAAATAAGGTTTTAGGTTTTTGGTTGTTTTTAGGTGGAGAAACGGTTCTTTTTGGAACTTTGTTTGCTACATTCATAGCATTAAGAAATAGCACTTTAGACGGGCCATCTGGAGTAGAATTATTTTCATTAAGCATCACAGCTATAGCTACATTTATCTTATTAACAAGTAGTCTAACGAGTGTATTTGCAATTCAAGCGATGCACCACAAGAACATTAAAAATATGTTGATTTGGCTGGGAGTAACGGTTGTTTTAGGTCTTGGATTTTTAGGGTTAGAAATATTTGAGTTTTGGGAGTATGTGAATCATGAGTCCTTTGGCTTTACAACGAGTGCATTTAGTTCATCGTTTTATGCACTAGTTGGTTTTCATGGAGCTCACGTAGCACTTGGAGTTCTTTGGATTTCATTACTCATGATTCAAATAAAGAAAAAGGGTCTGACCACCGTGACAGCACCTAAAATTTATGTAGCATCATTGTACTGGCATTTTATTGATGTGGTTTGGGTATTTATCTTTACCATTGTATATCTTATGGGAAAGGTAGGTTAA
- a CDS encoding ABC transporter permease, with protein MNKLFTVAAFTIRNKLKTKAFIITTLIIALIMCIGLNVPYIITVFSSDEPVKIGFLEDNSEIATSVQQYFQKQEDADVEIVLFGEKNTIEENEQMAMDKLNEGEIEGYIQLKNEEVDGFPIVVYTSETSLGYNLQAEFQNVFKLLKTDIVAKEMGLSSDEQTILLAPVSFESVELTDTTDTTQGGTQAEGKNESEEKISLFISYAVIILLFMGIMISGQLIATEITTEKSSRVMEILVTSVPSLTQMFGKIIGMFIVSMSQILIFVTVLVVNILLPHNAEVFEQINLDMSSVDLTLILPIFVYSILLYFMGFFLYSTLFAAIGSIVSRTEDLGQAIMPMTFISLAGFYIAIFSISMPDSALVVWSSFIPFFTPFVMTLRIGIGEPALWEIWLSLGILLATILGGGWLSAKIYRTGVLMYGKRPSIKELRKAMKAFKV; from the coding sequence ATGAATAAATTGTTTACAGTAGCTGCGTTCACAATTCGAAATAAGCTCAAAACCAAAGCATTTATCATAACAACACTTATTATAGCTCTAATCATGTGTATAGGACTGAATGTTCCTTACATAATCACCGTGTTTTCTTCTGATGAACCAGTCAAAATTGGTTTTTTAGAAGATAATTCTGAGATTGCTACAAGTGTTCAGCAATATTTCCAAAAACAAGAGGATGCAGATGTTGAAATTGTACTTTTTGGAGAAAAAAATACGATAGAAGAAAACGAACAAATGGCAATGGATAAGTTAAATGAAGGTGAAATAGAGGGATATATTCAACTAAAAAACGAGGAAGTGGATGGTTTTCCAATCGTAGTATATACTTCAGAAACATCTTTAGGATATAATCTTCAAGCTGAATTTCAGAACGTTTTTAAATTATTAAAGACAGATATCGTAGCAAAAGAAATGGGTTTGTCTAGTGATGAGCAAACTATACTACTTGCTCCTGTTTCCTTTGAAAGTGTGGAATTAACAGATACAACGGATACTACCCAAGGAGGAACACAAGCAGAGGGGAAGAATGAATCTGAAGAGAAAATATCTCTATTTATATCGTATGCTGTAATCATCCTTCTTTTTATGGGGATTATGATTTCAGGTCAATTAATAGCGACTGAGATTACGACAGAAAAGAGTTCTCGAGTGATGGAAATTTTAGTGACCTCCGTTCCTTCCTTAACACAAATGTTTGGCAAAATTATTGGGATGTTTATTGTAAGTATGAGTCAAATTCTAATATTCGTTACCGTGTTAGTAGTAAATATACTGTTACCTCATAATGCAGAAGTGTTTGAACAGATTAATTTAGATATGAGCAGTGTAGATTTGACTTTGATCTTACCGATTTTCGTTTATTCGATATTGTTATACTTCATGGGTTTCTTTTTATATTCTACATTATTTGCAGCTATAGGCTCTATCGTAAGCCGAACGGAGGATTTAGGTCAAGCAATCATGCCGATGACATTTATTTCATTAGCTGGTTTTTATATTGCTATATTTAGCATCAGTATGCCAGATTCAGCACTTGTTGTTTGGTCTTCTTTTATTCCCTTTTTCACCCCGTTTGTGATGACACTCCGCATTGGTATTGGCGAACCTGCATTATGGGAAATTTGGTTATCCTTGGGCATTTTACTTGCAACGATATTAGGTGGTGGCTGGTTATCTGCAAAAATATATCGTACAGGAGTCTTGATGTATGGAAAACGACCTTCAATTAAAGAACTTCGTAAAGCTATGAAGGCTTTTAAGGTGTAG
- the coxB gene encoding cytochrome c oxidase subunit II: MNRWHLWKRIIPLLMVFSLLLTGCSLVGQGSNPIDPKASVAEEQYGLILLSIGIMILVVIVVFALYFYAIVRYRRKPGDDSIPKQVEGSHKLEIIWTVIPMILLLILAVPSVALTFSQDEDYSDDPEVIQVKATGHQFWWEFEYSDLGIYTAQDLVLPVNQRVQFELTSSDVIHSFWIPAMGGKMDTNPGMTNLLYLDTPAEPEVLLGKCAEFCGESHALMDFKVKVVSQEEYDTWVANMQAPAAVVEADVKSGEELFKQNCMSCHAIDAGTPGLGPNLKGFADREVVAGYLEMTDGNIFEWIKKPEEFKGKTVEMPAIPLDDNQFNDIVQYLKTLKLE; this comes from the coding sequence GTGAATCGGTGGCATTTATGGAAACGTATAATCCCCTTGTTAATGGTATTTTCTTTATTGTTAACAGGTTGTAGTTTAGTGGGACAAGGTTCGAATCCAATCGATCCAAAAGCATCCGTTGCCGAAGAGCAATACGGACTTATTTTATTGTCTATAGGGATTATGATTTTGGTGGTTATTGTAGTTTTTGCTTTATATTTTTATGCAATTGTACGTTATCGCCGTAAACCAGGTGATGATTCAATTCCTAAGCAGGTGGAAGGAAGCCACAAGTTAGAAATCATTTGGACAGTGATTCCTATGATATTGTTGCTTATTTTAGCGGTTCCTTCGGTAGCACTTACTTTTTCCCAAGATGAGGATTATAGTGATGATCCAGAAGTGATTCAAGTTAAAGCGACAGGGCACCAATTTTGGTGGGAATTTGAATATTCGGATTTAGGGATTTATACAGCACAGGATTTAGTACTTCCAGTTAATCAGAGAGTTCAGTTTGAATTAACTTCCTCTGATGTTATTCATTCGTTCTGGATTCCAGCAATGGGTGGAAAAATGGATACAAACCCAGGAATGACCAATCTTTTATACTTAGACACTCCTGCTGAACCGGAAGTATTATTAGGAAAATGTGCGGAGTTTTGTGGAGAATCTCATGCTTTGATGGACTTTAAAGTGAAAGTTGTAAGTCAGGAAGAATATGATACATGGGTAGCTAATATGCAAGCACCGGCTGCAGTTGTAGAAGCAGATGTAAAATCTGGTGAAGAATTATTTAAGCAAAATTGTATGTCTTGTCATGCGATCGATGCAGGTACACCTGGATTAGGACCAAATCTTAAAGGTTTTGCTGATCGTGAAGTCGTTGCTGGATATCTTGAAATGACGGATGGTAACATTTTTGAATGGATCAAAAAACCAGAGGAATTTAAAGGTAAAACAGTAGAAATGCCAGCTATACCTTTAGATGATAATCAATTTAATGATATTGTTCAATATTTAAAAACGCTTAAACTAGAGTAA
- the ctaD gene encoding cytochrome c oxidase subunit I, with translation MDWLTTVDHKKIGILYFAAGGFFFIVGGIEALLIRLQLMFPMGANGESWFLTGQTYNEIMTMHGTTMIFLAAMPLIFGLMNAVVPLQIGARDVAFPFLNSLGFWTFFFGGVLLNISWFTGTVPDIGWTAYAPLSGSEFSGTGSDYYAIGLQIAGIGTLVGGINFLVTIINMRAPGMTFMRMPLFTWTVFITSGIILFAFPALAVGLIYITFDRLFDANFFVTATGGNAVLWEHIFWIFGHPEVYILILPAFGAISEILPTFARKRLFGYSSMVFATALIGFLSFMVWAHHMFTVGMGDIANALFGVATMLIAIPTGIKVFNWLFTIWGGKIQFTTAMLYATSFIPTFVMGGVTGVMLAIPPADFQFHDSYFVVAHFHYVIVGGIVLSLLAAVYYWWPKMFGRMLNETLGKWSFWLFFSGFHLTFFIQHFLGLWGMPRRVFTYLPNQGWDTANFVSTIGAFFMAAGVIVILLNVIISIKGPKAPADPWDGRTLEWSIASPSPEYNFKQLPLVRGLDAFWLEKMDGKKEMTPAEPLGPIHMPSASILPFFMSLGLFIAGFGFMYRGYEFDSAFINNLFGNNIIAICGLAITLVCMFLRSVYDDHGYHIEVEELQKEG, from the coding sequence ATGGATTGGCTTACAACCGTTGATCATAAAAAAATAGGCATACTTTATTTTGCTGCGGGTGGCTTTTTCTTTATTGTTGGTGGAATAGAAGCCCTTTTGATAAGACTCCAATTAATGTTCCCTATGGGGGCTAATGGAGAATCATGGTTTCTAACTGGGCAAACCTACAATGAAATCATGACCATGCATGGAACAACCATGATTTTCTTAGCAGCAATGCCATTGATTTTTGGTTTAATGAATGCAGTAGTTCCATTGCAGATAGGAGCAAGGGACGTTGCTTTTCCCTTTTTAAACTCATTAGGTTTTTGGACCTTTTTCTTCGGAGGAGTATTATTAAATATTAGTTGGTTTACAGGTACAGTCCCAGACATAGGCTGGACTGCTTATGCACCACTATCTGGATCGGAATTTAGTGGAACGGGTTCGGATTATTATGCAATCGGGCTACAGATCGCAGGTATAGGGACGTTAGTCGGTGGGATTAACTTCCTTGTAACAATTATAAATATGAGAGCACCAGGTATGACATTTATGAGAATGCCATTATTTACTTGGACAGTTTTTATTACATCAGGAATTATCCTTTTTGCTTTTCCAGCATTAGCTGTAGGGTTAATTTATATTACTTTTGACAGACTTTTTGATGCGAACTTCTTTGTCACCGCAACAGGTGGTAATGCAGTATTATGGGAGCATATCTTCTGGATTTTCGGACATCCTGAAGTATATATTTTAATTCTTCCTGCATTCGGAGCAATTTCAGAAATTTTACCAACTTTTGCAAGGAAACGTTTATTTGGGTATAGCTCTATGGTATTTGCAACAGCACTTATCGGATTTTTAAGCTTTATGGTATGGGCTCACCATATGTTTACAGTAGGTATGGGAGACATAGCAAATGCACTATTTGGTGTTGCCACGATGTTGATAGCCATTCCAACAGGAATAAAAGTATTTAACTGGTTATTTACGATTTGGGGCGGGAAAATTCAGTTTACTACAGCAATGTTATACGCTACATCATTTATTCCAACCTTTGTTATGGGTGGAGTTACGGGGGTAATGTTAGCTATACCTCCAGCGGATTTCCAGTTCCATGATAGTTATTTTGTAGTCGCGCATTTCCATTATGTTATCGTTGGTGGAATCGTATTAAGTTTATTAGCTGCTGTATATTATTGGTGGCCAAAAATGTTCGGTCGTATGTTAAATGAAACATTAGGTAAATGGAGCTTCTGGTTATTCTTCTCAGGATTCCATTTAACATTCTTTATTCAACATTTCTTAGGATTATGGGGCATGCCTAGACGTGTATTTACTTACTTGCCTAATCAAGGCTGGGATACGGCCAACTTTGTAAGTACGATTGGTGCATTTTTCATGGCTGCGGGTGTCATCGTGATATTATTAAATGTTATTATTTCAATTAAAGGACCAAAAGCTCCAGCGGATCCATGGGATGGACGTACATTGGAATGGTCAATTGCCTCACCTTCACCAGAATACAATTTTAAACAATTACCTTTAGTAAGAGGATTAGATGCATTCTGGTTGGAAAAAATGGATGGTAAAAAAGAAATGACGCCTGCTGAACCATTAGGTCCCATTCATATGCCATCAGCATCCATCTTACCGTTTTTCATGTCATTAGGGTTGTTTATTGCAGGTTTTGGTTTTATGTATCGCGGTTATGAATTTGATAGTGCGTTTATAAACAACTTGTTTGGGAATAATATTATTGCCATTTGTGGATTAGCAATCACACTTGTTTGTATGTTCTTAAGATCTGTTTACGATGATCACGGTTATCATATTGAAGTAGAAGAATTACAGAAGGAGGGGTAA
- a CDS encoding sensor histidine kinase, whose product MSHRNVLEKKFDLITIKHVALMESEAETMVVITDDKFEIVEASNEVNDEMKHFIQKSKTIDFSQHGVMVESRWRSEPFLATINPILIGESKKGYVYMFLETQPIRDMIQSLTIQFLIVGILAIVISIIITLFLSRFITVPLIQMKKATEKLSHGKSDVMLDTYREDELGDLSRSIQKLSNDLKRLKKERSEFLSNISHELRTPLTYLKGYADVLKRPNLTLKEREEFITIIQEEAENVTSLVEDLFDLAKMDQNEFLIRKERVNCCNYLQEIVARFKPAYEENDVSLELFCDESIYVNIDRIRFGQVIHNFLDNALKYSSSNTRVQISVLKENQRIKIQISDEGEGIPKKDLSRIWDRLYRVDKSRSRVTGGSGLGLTIAKEIIERHDGEVGVESEIRKGTIFTIYLEIEEE is encoded by the coding sequence ATGAGTCATCGTAATGTATTAGAAAAAAAATTTGATTTAATCACGATTAAACATGTAGCACTTATGGAATCTGAAGCTGAAACAATGGTTGTCATTACAGACGATAAATTTGAAATAGTAGAAGCCTCAAATGAGGTCAATGATGAAATGAAACATTTCATACAAAAAAGTAAAACAATTGATTTTTCACAACATGGTGTAATGGTTGAATCTCGTTGGAGGAGTGAACCCTTTTTAGCAACGATAAATCCCATACTTATTGGTGAGAGTAAAAAAGGATATGTGTATATGTTTTTGGAAACACAACCTATAAGGGATATGATTCAAAGTCTGACGATACAGTTTCTCATAGTGGGGATTCTTGCAATTGTTATTTCTATAATCATAACCTTGTTTTTGTCTAGGTTTATAACAGTTCCTTTAATTCAAATGAAAAAAGCTACTGAAAAACTTAGCCATGGAAAAAGTGATGTAATGTTAGATACTTATCGTGAAGATGAGTTGGGTGATCTCTCTCGATCGATACAGAAACTATCCAATGATTTGAAGAGATTAAAAAAAGAAAGGTCAGAATTTTTATCAAATATTTCACATGAACTTCGGACACCACTAACTTACTTAAAAGGATATGCTGATGTATTAAAAAGACCAAACCTTACCCTGAAAGAAAGAGAAGAATTTATTACTATTATTCAAGAAGAAGCTGAAAATGTAACAAGTTTAGTGGAAGATTTGTTTGACCTCGCAAAAATGGATCAAAATGAATTCTTAATTCGCAAAGAACGAGTTAATTGTTGTAACTATCTTCAGGAAATTGTTGCTCGATTTAAACCAGCTTATGAGGAAAATGATGTTTCACTGGAACTTTTTTGTGATGAGTCTATTTATGTAAATATTGATCGGATACGATTTGGACAAGTAATCCATAACTTTCTAGACAATGCTTTAAAATACTCTTCTTCTAATACTCGTGTACAAATTAGCGTACTAAAAGAGAACCAGCGAATCAAGATACAAATCTCTGATGAAGGAGAGGGTATTCCAAAAAAGGATTTATCAAGAATATGGGATCGTTTATATAGAGTAGATAAATCTCGTTCACGTGTTACAGGAGGCAGTGGATTAGGTTTAACAATTGCAAAAGAAATTATTGAAAGACATGATGGAGAGGTAGGGGTTGAAAGTGAAATAAGGAAGGGAACAATCTTTACCATCTACTTGGAAATAGAAGAGGAGTGA
- the ctaG gene encoding cytochrome c oxidase assembly factor CtaG — protein MFGLVEQFGFSAVWSPLFLMFSLFIATLYLWLVGPGRDRFKDSEPVKLIQKVSFLFGLFLVYLSHGGPLDLLAHLTFTGHMIGMSVVYMVAPPFLILGLPVWFLRAFFNLKWIKKGTFILHPIFTVLFFNAAFSIYHIPMVHDFVMIHYNVHTAYYILLFVAAMMMWWPIVCPVPEMDKIWGVKKMGYIFLNGALLTPACALIIFSRTPLYGSFNDPLIWAQALGYCFPASSSEILNLFTGPQAFAFTKPAEDQQLGGVIMKLIQEFMYGGFLLYTFRQWYDKEKRNDPEKEKMDRLLNKHGQRV, from the coding sequence ATGTTTGGTTTAGTCGAGCAATTTGGTTTTAGTGCGGTTTGGAGTCCACTGTTTCTTATGTTCAGCTTGTTTATTGCAACTTTGTATTTATGGTTAGTGGGTCCTGGTAGAGATCGTTTTAAAGATTCGGAACCAGTAAAGTTAATCCAAAAAGTTTCATTTTTATTTGGCTTATTTCTTGTGTATCTTTCACATGGAGGACCGTTAGACTTATTAGCGCATTTAACATTTACTGGACATATGATTGGGATGTCCGTTGTATACATGGTTGCACCACCATTTCTTATTTTAGGATTACCAGTATGGTTTTTAAGAGCTTTTTTCAATTTGAAGTGGATTAAAAAAGGTACTTTTATACTTCATCCGATTTTTACTGTACTGTTTTTCAATGCGGCTTTTTCAATTTATCATATACCGATGGTTCATGATTTTGTGATGATCCATTATAATGTGCATACAGCTTATTACATTCTTCTGTTTGTTGCTGCCATGATGATGTGGTGGCCGATTGTTTGTCCAGTTCCTGAAATGGATAAAATATGGGGCGTTAAAAAGATGGGTTACATTTTCCTAAACGGAGCTTTACTTACGCCAGCATGTGCACTCATTATTTTTTCACGTACTCCGTTATACGGTTCGTTTAATGATCCATTAATATGGGCTCAAGCATTAGGATATTGTTTCCCAGCAAGTTCATCAGAGATCTTGAATTTATTCACAGGACCACAAGCTTTTGCTTTTACGAAACCTGCTGAGGATCAACAACTTGGTGGTGTCATCATGAAGTTGATTCAGGAGTTTATGTATGGTGGATTTTTACTATATACATTCCGTCAATGGTATGATAAAGAGAAAAGGAATGATCCTGAAAAAGAAAAAATGGATCGTTTGTTAAATAAACATGGTCAACGAGTTTAA
- a CDS encoding cytochrome C oxidase subunit IV family protein, with the protein MEANQEQVQDRVKRGTIHEGPKNHIIAFGISIFLTLLAFMAVANSALDPTFIKIFIVLLAIFQAVIQLAFWMHMKDRGHFFQIMFLATGAFVAITAFITAIYWVWL; encoded by the coding sequence ATGGAAGCAAATCAAGAACAAGTACAGGATCGAGTTAAACGTGGTACTATTCATGAGGGACCTAAAAATCATATTATCGCATTTGGAATATCGATCTTTTTAACATTACTTGCCTTTATGGCAGTAGCTAATTCTGCATTAGACCCAACGTTCATCAAAATATTTATCGTATTACTAGCCATCTTTCAAGCTGTAATTCAATTAGCATTTTGGATGCATATGAAAGATCGAGGTCATTTCTTTCAAATTATGTTCCTAGCTACAGGGGCATTTGTAGCAATAACCGCGTTTATTACGGCCATTTATTGGGTTTGGTTATAA